The following are from one region of the Myotis daubentonii chromosome 2, mMyoDau2.1, whole genome shotgun sequence genome:
- the UBXN8 gene encoding UBX domain-containing protein 8 isoform X1, whose product MAARGVVGIFLLSALPFLCLELRRGIPDLGIKDIILLCGRIFLLLALLTLIISVTTSWLNSFKPSQVHLKDEEEKNVQRQKLARKKQQEAQGEKASRYVENVLKPHQEMKLKKLEERFYRMTGETWKLSHGHKLGGDEDLALETDSQASFETANRKAAKRRNLPKPSTKVSPPAEQPVQKEVSDLPEEPSETAEEVVTIALRCPSGSVLRRRFLKSCSSQVLLDWMVKIGYHTSIYSLSTSFPRIPLEVEGGCSLQDIGITVDTILNVEEKEPCN is encoded by the exons ATGGCAGCCCGAGGGGTGGTGGGCATTTTCCTCCTCTCTGCGCTCCCCTTCTTGTGTCTGGAGCTGCGGCGTGGGATCCCCGACCTGG gAATTAAAGATATAATTTTGCTGTGTGGCCGGATTTTCTTACTGCTTGCTCTTCTTACTTTAATTATTTCTGTGACTACCTCATGGCTTAACTCATTTAAACCTTCCCAAGTTCACCTGAAAG atgaagaagagaaaaatgtgcAAAGGCAAAAACttgcaagaaaaaaacaacaagaggCACAGGGTGAAAAG GCCAGCAGATACGTAGAGAATGTTCTAAAACCTCATCAggaaatgaaattgaaaaaactAGAAGAGCGCTTTTATCGAATGACGGGTGAAACCTGGAAGTTAAGCCATGGTCATAAACTTGGG GGTGATGAAGATTTGGCGCTTGAAACTGACAGTCAGGCATCTTTTGAAACAGCaaacagaaaagcagcaaagagaCGGAACTTGCCTAAGCCTTCAACCAAGGTTTCACCACCTGCTGAACAGCCCGTGCAGAAGGAG GTTTCAGATTTACCCGAAGAACCCTCTGAAACAGCTGAAGAA GTAGTCACCATAGCTCTCCGGTGTCCAAGTGGGAGTGTCCTGAGGAGAAGGTTTCTTAAGTCTTGcagttcacag GTTCTACTTGACTGGATGGTGAAAATTGGGTACCACACATCCATATACAGCCTTTCTACTTCCTTTCCAAGAATACCTCTGGAAGTTGAGGGAGGCTGTTCACTGCAGGACATAGGAATAACTGTGGATACTATACTCAATGTGGAGGAAAAAGAGCCATGCAACTAG
- the UBXN8 gene encoding UBX domain-containing protein 8 isoform X2 codes for MAARGVVGIFLLSALPFLCLELRRGIPDLGIKDIILLCGRIFLLLALLTLIISVTTSWLNSFKPSQVHLKDEEEKNVQRQKLARKKQQEAQGEKASRYVENVLKPHQEMKLKKLEERFYRMTGETWKLSHGHKLGVSDLPEEPSETAEEVVTIALRCPSGSVLRRRFLKSCSSQVLLDWMVKIGYHTSIYSLSTSFPRIPLEVEGGCSLQDIGITVDTILNVEEKEPCN; via the exons ATGGCAGCCCGAGGGGTGGTGGGCATTTTCCTCCTCTCTGCGCTCCCCTTCTTGTGTCTGGAGCTGCGGCGTGGGATCCCCGACCTGG gAATTAAAGATATAATTTTGCTGTGTGGCCGGATTTTCTTACTGCTTGCTCTTCTTACTTTAATTATTTCTGTGACTACCTCATGGCTTAACTCATTTAAACCTTCCCAAGTTCACCTGAAAG atgaagaagagaaaaatgtgcAAAGGCAAAAACttgcaagaaaaaaacaacaagaggCACAGGGTGAAAAG GCCAGCAGATACGTAGAGAATGTTCTAAAACCTCATCAggaaatgaaattgaaaaaactAGAAGAGCGCTTTTATCGAATGACGGGTGAAACCTGGAAGTTAAGCCATGGTCATAAACTTGGG GTTTCAGATTTACCCGAAGAACCCTCTGAAACAGCTGAAGAA GTAGTCACCATAGCTCTCCGGTGTCCAAGTGGGAGTGTCCTGAGGAGAAGGTTTCTTAAGTCTTGcagttcacag GTTCTACTTGACTGGATGGTGAAAATTGGGTACCACACATCCATATACAGCCTTTCTACTTCCTTTCCAAGAATACCTCTGGAAGTTGAGGGAGGCTGTTCACTGCAGGACATAGGAATAACTGTGGATACTATACTCAATGTGGAGGAAAAAGAGCCATGCAACTAG